Proteins from a genomic interval of Cucumis melo cultivar AY chromosome 7, USDA_Cmelo_AY_1.0, whole genome shotgun sequence:
- the LOC103493124 gene encoding cation/H(+) antiporter 18-like has translation MVVVNITTAGSGCPAEMKATSNGVFQGDNPLDFALPLAIFQICLVVLLTRLLGFLLRPLREPRVIAEIVGGILLGPSAVGRSQGFLQRVFPEKSLTVLDTLANMGLLFFLFLVGLELDLKSLRRTGKGAMGIAMAGITLPLLLGVGTSYVLRSTISKGVSGPPFLIFIAVALSITAFPVLARILAELKLLTTNLGRIAMSAAAVNDVAAWILLALAIALSGTPRSPLVSLWVFLCSSVFVLFCFFTLPPAFRWISRRSSKGEPVSELYVCATLSTVLAAGFITDLIGIHALFGAFVVGVLVPKEGPLAGALVEKVEDLVSSLFLPLYFVSSGLKTNITTIQGIQSWGLLILVIFTACFGKIIGTILMALFCKMPLQESIALGVLMNTKGLVELIVLNIGKDRKVLNDQTFAILVLMAVITTFFTTPIVMAVYEPAKRKSKSEYINRTIEREEPNSELRILACFHSVNNIPSILNLIEVSRGMEGKEGCGSELCVYAMHLMELTERSSAIVMVHRARKNGRPFWNKGGKSGCDEIGVAFKAFEQLSRVSIRPMTAISRLSDMHEDVCNRADRKRAAIIILPFHKHQRFDGYLEATRGDFQSVNQKVLQQSPCSVGILVDKGFGGGSHISSTNISSTITIFFFGGRDDREALAFGRRMSQHSKTTLNIVHFIYTSNVNTESIMVEMNKDDIKSSAVIDQKVLMEFIHWKKTNDMSIRYEERVVSTFSNVIEVIMEFSRCNLILVGQKPEGEVVKNLLEYFKINVECPELGPIGNLLISKELSIPASILVVQQFREKCIT, from the exons ATGGTGGTGGTGAATATTACGACGGCGGGAAGTGGGTGCCCGGCGGAGATGAAAGCGACGTCCAACGGCGTATTTCAAGGCGATAATCCACTTGATTTCGCTCTTCCTTTGGCCATTTTTCAGATATGTTTGGTTGTTCTTCTTACTCGTCTTCTTGGTTTTCTTCTCCGTCCTCTTAGAGAGCCTCGAGTCATTGCCGAGATTGTC GGGGGAATCTTGCTTGGACCATCGGCGGTGGGTCGGAGCCAGGGATTTCTTCAAAGAGTGTTCCCAGAAAAAAGCCTAACAGTGTTGGATACATTAGCCAATATGGGTCTTTTGTTCTTCCTTTTTCTAGTCGGACTTGAATTGGATCTCAAATCTCTCCGTCGCACCGGAAAAGGCGCAATGGGCATAGCCATGGCCGGAATCACTCTCCCTTTACTCCTCGGCGTTGGCACCTCTTACGTCCTCCGTTCCACCATCTCCAAAGGCGTCAGCGGTCCTCCCTTTCTCATCTTCATCGCCGTTGCTCTCTCCATCACCGCTTTCCCTGTTCTCGCTCGTATCCTCGCTGAACTCAAGCTTTTAACAACCAACCTTGGCCGTATCGCTATGTCCGCCGCCGCCGTCAATGACGTCGCTGCCTGGATCCTCCTTGCCCTCGCCATTGCCCTTTCCGGTACTCCTCGTTCCCCTCTCGTCTCCCTCTGGGTTTTCCTCTGCTCTTCTGTTTTTGTCCTGTTTTGCTTCTTCACTCTCCCGCCGGCCTTCCGATGGATCTCCCGTCGTTCCTCCAAAGGCGAGCCCGTAAGTGAACTCTACGTTTGCGCTACTTTGTCCACCGTCTTAGCCGCTGGATTCATCACTGATTTAATCGGAATCCATGCTCTGTTTGGCGCTTTTGTCGTCGGCGTTCTCGTTCCAAAAGAAGGTCCACTCGCCGGAGCTCTCGTCGAAAAAGTCGAAGATCTTGTTTCGAGTCTTTTCCTCCCTCTCTATTTCGTTTCAAGCGGATTGAAAACCAACATTACAACAATTCAAGGAATACAATCATGGGGTTTGCTCATCCTCGTAATTTTCACCGCATGTTTCGGTAAAATCATCGGAACGATCTTGATGGCACTCTTTTGCAAGATGCCATTACAAGAATCGATTGCTTTAGGAGTCTTAATGAACACAAAAGGGTTAGTGGAATTAATTGTTTTAAACATCGGCAAAGACAGAAAAGTTTTGAATGACCAAACCTTTGCAATTCTTGTTCTAATGGCTGTCATCACAACCTTCTTCACAACCCCAATTGTAATGGCGGTTTATGAGCCAGCCAAAAGAAAGAGCAAATCAGAATACATAAACAGAACAATCGAACGAGAAGAACCCAACTCGGAGCTGAGGATTTTGGCTTGTTTTCATTCTGTTAATAACATTCCTTccattttgaatttgattgagGTGAGTCGTGGGATGGAGGGGAAAGAAGGTTGTGGAAGTGAACTTTGTGTTTATGCAATGCATTTGATGGAGCTGACAGAGAGATCGTCCGCCATTGTTATGGTCCATCGAGCGAGAAAAAATGGAAGACCATTCTGGAATAAAGGAGGGAAGTCGGGTTGTGATGAAATTGGTGTGGCGTTTAAGGCTTTTGAACAGCTTAGTCGAGTGTCTATACGTCCAATGACTGCCATTTCTCGACTTTCGGATATGCACGAAGATGTGTGCAATAGAGCAGATCGGAAACGCGCCGCCATTATCATTCTCCCTTTCCATAAACACCAAAG ATTTGATGGATATTTAGAAGCAACACGAGGTGATTTCCAATCGGTCAATCAAAAAGTTCTACAACAATCACCATGTTCCGTCGGAATCCTAGTTGACAAAGGATTCGGAGGTGGTTCTCACATCTCCTCCACCAATATCTCTTCCACCATAACCATCTTCTTCTTCGGCGGGCGCGACGACCGTGAAGCTCTAGCCTTCGGTCGAAGAATGTCACAACATTCTAAAACAACCTTAAACATTGTCCATTTTATTTACACCTCCAACGTGAACACAGAATCTATTATGGTTGAAATGAACAAAGACGACATTAAAAGTTCTGCAGTCATAGACCAAAAGGTGTTGATGGAGTTTATTCATTGGAAGAAAACAAACGACATGTCGATTAGATATGAAGAAAGGGTAGTGAGCACATTTAGCAATGTTATTGAAGTAATAATGGAATTTAGTAGATGTAATTTAATATTGGTGGGTCAAAAGCCAGAAGGGGAAGTAGTGAAGAATCTTCTTGAATATTTCAAGATCAATGTGGAATGCCCCGAGTTAGGTCCTATTGGAAACTTGTTGATATCAAAAGAGTTATCAATACCAGCTTCAATCTTGGTGGTGCAACAGTTTCGTGAGAAATGTATTACTTAA